The following nucleotide sequence is from Parus major isolate Abel chromosome 4, Parus_major1.1, whole genome shotgun sequence.
TTGCTGCTTTGAATTCATCTGAGTCCTTTAAGGTCTCACAGCTGAGGCTTGTGATGCCCATCCCAAGTGTCCAAAACAGTGATTATCTTCCATTTTGCAGTCAAAAAGGTTATAGGAGTGACGTCCTATGTTTGACATAGGAAGAATGGTCTGCTCTGTAGTGTTCAATATGTGGcaatttgggatttttaattttacttacaAGTATATTAAATGGTGTCAGCAGATGACGAAGCATTACTTTAACATGTTTTTGTATGGGACTTTGGGAAAGAAATGCCTAGAATGCTTTTTGAAGACCACGTGTAGATTaaataggaattttaaaatcaaggtAATTTTTCCCTTGAAAGATGATCTGTATAGAACAAATCTGTAATTAGGACtccttttagaaaataaattttttagaCACTACTGTGCTATTTCTTGCCATATGTTGCAATGAAAATGtgagaaagactgaaaaattatattgaCAGAATGATTTTATTCACACAAACTATGCATTCCATTCATGTGCATAGAATTGAAAATCTGTGTTGCAATTGCATTGTTAGTTGGTGCAGTAATCAAGCAGGTAATAAGAGTTTGAAACaagaggatgaggaaaaaaaggtattCCACTAATCACTAGAAAGATCAGAGCAGTGCTTGTCACATTTATGATACCTGGTCAAGGTCTGGTTTATGAATGCTGTGGCCAAATTACTCTCAGTGAcataaaagtgaattttattctgttattacTAACTGTTGTTTGATAGTAGCTAGGTGGCCACTTCAAAGATTTCCATTTTGCTAAGCATCATCACAGATGCTGATCTTTCCTAGAAAGCTTCAGGGCGATTACTTCTTTGAAGCAAAATACCACTTGAAGCGTGCTAGTGGAATTTGCCCACTGAGATGCCAGGCTTCTATAAGCTACAGCAGTCCAGTACCAGTGCCAAACTGACCAAACATTGTCACAAGTGACCTGATGCCTCACAAACcctataaataaaataaagaaaaaatataaaaaaatacctaGCTTACccctgttttttgtttgtttgttttttttttttggtggtagTTGGCAGCCTCTTTTAATTATGATACATCAGTTTGTACATTTTCCTATTATATTGCTGTGTTTTAAGGTGTTTTAAGGGTCTCATCTCACCTGTGTTTTGCTCAAGAACAAAGACCACATACTTCTGCTGCTTGATGGCATTAAGAGTTGCTTAAAACACTTGTTCCTGTCATAAAGGGCAGATGTGTAGATGGTTCAAAAACTGTGTGGGTGTGGCACTAGGGGATGTGGTTTACTGGTGAATATGGTTGATTATCTTAGAGGTCTCTTCAAACGTAAATTGATTCTGTGAGTTTGCATCCATTGATGACCTGCTGATGTAGAGGTCCATAAACCCCAGCCACACACGAGGCGGCTTTGTTTTAGTGCGCCCGGCGGAGGAGCGACGCAACTGCTGAGCAAGTGTGACCATGAGGAGGGGTAAGGTTAAATCCCTGTGCGCGGCTGATTCACTAACAGGCTTATAGGGAAATCCTGCCCTTCGCAAATATTGAAGCGGCTCATTTAGTCCCTGAATAATGACACCAGCTCACAAGGTGTCTGGAGCAGCTGTCCGGTGACAAGTTGCTGGGCAGGAGCGGAGGTCCCGGTTCCTCCTcgcccctggctgctgctggcagcgcTTCCTGCACGGGCAGGGTCGCGCTCCGGAGCGCTCCGCGGCTCTTCCCGGGGGGCACAGGAAGAGTTTGATGTGCAGAGCCCTAAAGCGCTTGGCGGGACGGCTCGGGCTTCCTtgcggggctggggctgtctCTCCCGGCAGCGGCTCCCCCGCACCGCGGCCGCCGCCCGGGCTGCGCTTTGTGTCCGCCCGGGGGGGCTGcccgccctgccctgcctggaggAGCCGGCCGGGGTCCGGAGCGGGACCGGGGGCAAGAGGTAGGAGGCAGGCGGGGGCAGGAGCTGGCcgggggcaggagcaggagccgGGGGCGGGGGCGCGGCCAGGAGGCGGCCGGGGCcggcgggcggagcggggccggagCCGCGGCTCTCGCTGGGAGCTGGCGGCGCCGGCTGCACGGCCGAGGTGAGCGGGGACGGACGCGCGGACCGAGGGGCAGCGGGAGGCGGGAAGGAAGGATTTTGGCTCCGGGCTGCCGTTCCGGCCCCGCTGGGTGCGGCCGTGCGGGTGATGCTCCGGAGGCGCACGGCGTGCGGGGACAGCCGGAGAGATGGGGCGGCGGGAGCTGCTGCCCTCGCTGCTGTTCCCTTTCCCAAATCGCAGCTTGGGACTGCTTGCACCGCTCgaaaggaaaaagttttaaagaagCTGTGTTGTGCTTCTGCCCTCAGAAATCTTGAGCGTTTCAGGCTTACGCTTTTTTGTCTGCTTACCCCTTTTAACAGCGagggctttttttatttaagattttattcTAGCTATAGACTTAGTAAACGTCGTTTTGGTTTCGTAGGAAGACTTAATTTGTTCTTGTTTAACTCCTATCAGGAACGCGTCATGCTAATTGTAAATGAAATTGCCGTATTTATGTACCAAGATGCTAAAATTTGACATGGCTAATAAGAAAAGGAGGCGCTAATTAGCAGTTAACAGAGATTGCAGTCAGGCAGAATTGTGATTGACAGAATCATAGTagctttattaattttaaagatgaaaatgagGAGTTTATTAGAGGATTTTAAACATTCTTACAAACCTGCATTTGAAAACAAGTTCTGAGTGCAGTAAATGAGCTGACATggttttgggaggttttttgtGAGTTTATAAATGTGTTTACTGTAGCACTTTATTCATGTACTGATGTTCTTTGGAAGAACTATGAAATTACATTCACTGAagacttgtttttctgttaaacTTGGTGTCTCTTGAAAAGTggtaaataatttaatgaaacaGTCCTGGATGTTTTGGTTTGGATGTTTTCATCATGAAGCATTTAGCTAACAAGCTGATAATCAcatctgaaaggagaaaaaaaatatgcgTACCaaggaagtttttttctttttccccataaatTAGTCAGTTCTGTTAACTAACCAGGTGAACTCTCTGTGACTTCACCTACAGCCCTTCAGCATCAACCAGGAGTTTCCCTGATGCCTGAGAAGGTTTTACTCTGGCTTCCTTAGTAAGATACACTAAAGTCAAGGAGCAGATGCAACAGGAGTGCCACTCGTGCAGTCCATTTGTCCTGGAAGCTTTCATGTGGTGGGAAGTGGGTGCAGTGTCCATGGGAACAGCTGGGCTTGGGGAGAGCAGGGTAGATGGCAGAGCAGGATTTTGAGCAGCAGCTGGTCTGCAGGAGTCCTAACCAAGTGTGGCAGTGCGTGCAGTTCAGATTCAGGCCTTCAGTCCTTGATCAGTCATTTTCTCCTTGAATCGCAAAACTACTGTACTAGTGTTTTTTATCTAATATTTGACTTTGTTTTCAGGCATCACTACAGAAGCTGTTAATGAGGCTTAGGAGTGAGAACGCCACACAGTTTAGCGTGGGATGAACAAATTTGATGGACTTTGGGtgaaattgaaaattgaaaaagttTGAAACCATTAACTGGTACTTCCTAAGTGATACTTGTGTGACATGGAGGCTCTAGACAAACTGCAAGTCACACCTGACTGACCAGTCCTGGATATCTTTTGCAGGGGCCCTCAGTATTGTGGCAGCACCCTCTGCTGCCGAAGTGGAgagtgcagctggagctgcatcAACTTCCCTGAAACCAGGAGTCAGAAATGTACCTGAGCCTTGTTAGGTTCTCTGgtcccttttaaaattttgatggGTGGATGCTTTGACACTTTCCTTTCTGTGTGATCCCTTGAAGTCAAAGTGGGTCCTAGAGCATCCTCAGAGTTACTTATACCAAAACAATGTGCTCCTAAGGATACTGAGAATCTTGGTGCAGTGACCTTCAGGGAAATAGTATGTACTCTAATGTAGGAGCATCTGCAAGGGGATTACACAAATCTGTGGAAGAAATGCAGTAGGCTGCTGAAAGATGTGCACAGAAAACTTAGATTGCCCAGAGGAGACCaagatttttccctttctgcagaATTTCGGGTACAAATATGAGCATGCAAAACTTATGTGAAAAGATCCTCAGATACAGTGTCTTATCAACAGTGTAATTATGAGTGTCAGTAGGAGATTCACAGTAATTTGAAACCTAGCTGCTTATGAGTTCAttgtttgcatttgaaatacaTTCCCAACTTCCTGGCAGTTGGGGGTCAAATCATTTCTTGGTTTTTGAGCACTTGTACAAACTTCTGTAGGAAATGCAGCTAGTGCCTTGTTCAGCACAGGGCTTTTTCCCTCCCAAGGACTGTGTATTTCTTGTTTGCAGCACTGCTTAGAGGGTGAGAGGCTTGTGCTGGGGAATCTTTGACAGGGAGTGCCCAGTGATCTCCCAGAggtgctcacagcagctctAGCCCCAAATCTTTCAGCAAATACAGACAAAGTGATAGCAGTTGAAGCTGAGTGCTTGAGGATAGTTTTAGGAGCTaaatcagggggaaaaaagtcttgGTAAGCTATGCATTGtataattatatttatgtatttgtttatttcttttttaattaaaaaaagaaaaaaaatcacagtagcGCTTTGCTACCTCCTAATCTTTGGTTTATGGGTcagttttaaagcagaaattgttATGAAAAGagaattgaaaatgaaattaagaggTCTTTTAAGTAATTCAGACCATGCTTCAGGCTGAGAACAGAATTTTCTAAAGCTTTATTAATTCTAGCTTAAATTTGCTTAGTTAGCCACATTTATTCTTTATCACCTCAAAGCTTCTGTTTCCTTGTAGGATGAGTGTCCTGTGAGGATATGAATTACTCACCTGTGGAATTTGCCTTTTCCCTTTGCATATAGATGGGGAGATCCTCATGGTTCAACATGGTAGCTAAAATCAGATATAGTTAGATTAATGTAATGACTGATTTGCACTAGATGCCAAGAGTTTAGTTAATCCCTCTgatacacaaatatatttttaccgACATTTGGATTCCCTTCAGTGATGAGGAGACCACTTGTTTccaggaaataatttccaatGTGTCTTTATTTTGACCTCTAGAAAAATTAGTCATAAGTGTACCCTGGTTGACTTTGTGCAAGCTCAAGCCATATTCTATTTGTCTGGTTTTGAGTTAATTTTGCTGAACTTTGCTGTGCATTTTTCAGTCTCATTGTGTTACTCAAAATGCAGAGCTCAGACCTGAGTATTTCTTCATTTGTGCAATTGCTTTTGTATGTGCATTGTTATAGTGGCTGTATATTGGGTTGTACTGTCTTAATAGCACCCCAGCTTCTCCCAAACATTTCTCCAACTTCTTAAGAACATTTTTGAATGCTAGCCTTATCCTCCAGTTCACATTTGCTTATGTCTTAATGTCTACAAGGCCTATGTTTTATCCTAGAGggaactgaaatgtttttgacaTGGTTTGTTCGTGACCAGTGTTGCCTGTTGCTCATGTCTGTCTCTTGGAGTATTTTTGGCTGAATTTAATCTTCTCTAAACTTGAGATCAAAGtgtaaggaagaaaagcagagcagttcACTCAGACTGAACTGTAGCTCTTGTGTTCAGGCTTTTGGGCTGAGCACTATTTTCTGCTTCAATCCTGCGTTGCAGACTTATTGAGGGTAACTTTTCAGGCTGGAATTCAGACTTAAGGAGATTCTTTCTGAAGGAAGTTTTCAAAAATCAGATCAGAAAATGTAATGTTTGTTTGCAGACTGAATCCTAAATAATGTAGGCCAAAATGGTTATAAAAAATGAATagttagaaaaaaatgcttacTTGAGCTCAATGATGCAGCCTAAAGGGTTGTGCTGTCAAGGAAACTGGTGACAAAAGCTCTTCTTACCAAACCTGcctctttgttttaaaaactcttttttatCCCATAACCtgagaaagttttttttttttagaaaaaaaagtttcataaGAGGCTGAGCTTTGGGGTAAAACTGGTTTTGGCCTAAATCCTTTGCATCTGTCTCTGCATAGCTGCATCAGTCCTGTACATGGAATGGAGTGTAAGCCATTACTTACTGTAAAAATGGATGTTTATGAAAATCCTGAGATTTTCCTGCCCATCTCACCCATGTTGGATGGAGGAAGGATATAGGTTTGGCAGATTTTTCTATCTTCCCATACCACACTGGTGGCATCCAGTGGTGCTGCAAATGAGCATCTTTTGAATAGTCAGAAAGTGGACTGTGTTGCAGCTTTGTCCTGAAGTGATGTGTGGAAATCACAGATAAGTTTTTCTGAATGAAAGAGTGTAGCTTGTGAAAAATAGAGTGGAGAAAGTATGAGAAAACTGAGCATGACCCAGCTGTATCTTCAAGGGGAAATTTATGCCTCTTGGTGTACCCTAGCTTCACACTGTGGAGTGACACATTAGCCTTTATGATTAATGGATCCAAAGCCACAGAGACTCTGAGCAGAGGTAATTGTCAGTTGTTTTTGCAATCTGGTAAACATATAAAGGTGAAGCAACGAAATTTTTGGTATAATTATTTGTCAGACAGTTCACTGCTTAAGGGATTTAGCAGGCAATTCTGTACTTTGGTGTAATGCAAAAGAATTTTCATGTTCACCTGCTGGTCTGGCTGTTGTCTGGAGAAGTGCCAGGCCTCCATATCCACCTCTAGCATTTGTTGCTCCTTGATGCATTTTAACATTTGGAGAATTAAAGGTAAAAACTGTGGGAATTAGGAGGTAGGACCTGACATAGTTTGGCTTGTTGAAAGTTGAAGGATGACCTGGGAAGCATGAGGATAGGTAACTTTTGGGCTGCCTTACTTCAGAAGTAGCTGTGTGGTGTAGTTGTACAGCATGCATTTAAAGTAATCATTTTTCAACTGTAAACTGATCCTGGTTACCATACAGGAAAATCCACTTAAAGTTTGAACCCAGCTGTTAAATGCATAACCACGTCCGTGTTCACGAGGTTCAGACTGCAGCTGTTACATGGCATCCCCGGATATTAATCTCTCACTATTAATCAGCAGCGAAAATGGCTTATGGTGAGCATTACAGATGCTCAAAATCTCATCTCTTCAGCACCATACCTGGAGGGAAGGTAGCAAATACTTGggtctttccttctttcattcCCTCCCTCGTTGTTTTTCTAGGAGATACAGTTCAACTCAGGACATACAAGACGTACTTTGCAGCACTTGTTCTGAACTAGAGTCTATCACCCATCCTCACCTGCCTGCCCTTGACAGAGATACTGGCTTTGAAGGCCTGATGTGTT
It contains:
- the LOC109022592 gene encoding atherin-like; its protein translation is MLNHEDLPIYMQREKANSTAVQAVPSCDLGKGTAARAAAPAAPSLRLSPHAVRLRSITRTAAPSGAGTAARSQNPSFPPPAAPRSARPSPLTSAVQPAPPAPSESRGSGPAPPAGPGRLLAAPPPPAPAPAPGQLLPPPASYLLPPVPLRTPAGSSRQGRAGSPPGRTQSAARAAAAVRGSRCRERQPQPRKEARAVPPSALGLCTSNSSCAPREEPRSAPERDPARAGSAASSSQGRGGTGTSAPAQQLVTGQLLQTPCELVSLFRD